The Triticum dicoccoides isolate Atlit2015 ecotype Zavitan chromosome 6A, WEW_v2.0, whole genome shotgun sequence genome has a window encoding:
- the LOC119316646 gene encoding 28S rRNA (cytosine-C(5))-methyltransferase-like: MPPPLKNRSHAPAKAGQSRPPPRQPGRRMASRDGGERAAFFARREAATVLRRVLRGDASKRSGGSIKSLVFSPSVRNKRATFALVCQTLKYLPILKEVLASSGVFSSKWKKQEELVYVTAYDILFGQEIAVSGSVEEYIMLHKDTFRTALQKICVKRKVSNVEDLLSEKTTVKPKPRFVRVNTLKTTTGSVIEVLSKMHKVDKDDMVPDMLVLPPGTDMHKHPLVTDGKVFLQGKASCMVAAALSPKPGWKVIDACAAPGNKTVHLAALMNGEGSIIACELNKERAKTLQHTVRRSGANNIETVIGDFLNIDSNDPSYAEVRAILLDPSCSGSGISTERLDHLLPSHSIDDQDDGGSSARIRKLSAFQRKALSHALSFPSVERLVYSTCSIHQAENEDVVSSVLPLASSLGFELATPFPQWRRRGLPVFDGAEHLLRTDPEDDLEGFFIALFVRKAAAADALEPSEDGRALGRKRKRACTTRSGGLRAFSSLRLSRMDVLCSIWGI; this comes from the exons ATGCCGCCGCCGCTCAAGAATCGCAGCCACGCTCCCGCGAAGGCCGGGCAGAGCCGGCCGCCGCCACGCCAGCCGGGGCGGCGGATGGCTAGCCGCGACGGTGGGGAGCGAGCGGCCTTCTTCGCGCGGCGCGAGGCGGCCACGGTGCTCCGGCGCGTGCTACGCGGGGACGCCTCCAAGCGCTCCGGGGGATCCATCAAGTCCCTCGTCTTCTCCCCCTCCGTACGCAACAAGCGTGCCACCTTCGCCCTCGTCTGCCAGACCCTCAAGT ATCTTCCAATTCTTAAGGAGGTTTTAGCATCAAGTGGAGTATTCAGCAGCAAATGGAAG AAACAAGAGGAATTAGTTTATGTGACGGCCTACGACATCCTCTTCGGTCAG GAAATTGCAGTTTCTGGATCTGTCGAGGAGTATATTATGCTACATAAAGATACTTTTAGGACTGCTCTTCAGAAAATATGTGTTAAAAGGAAAGTCAGTAATGTTGAGGACTTGTTAAGCGAGAAAACTACAG TCAAACCGAAGCCCAGGTTTGTTCGTGTAAACACACTCAAGACCACAACAGGATCGGTTATTGAAGTACTAAGTAAAATGCACAAG GTTGATAAAGATGATATGGTTCCAGACATGTTGGTGCTCCCTCCTGGAACTGATATGCATAAACATCCATTGGTCACAGATGGAAAGGTGTTTTTGCAG GGAAAAGCAAGTTGTATGGTGGCAGCTGCATTGAGTCCTAAGCCGGGTTGGAAG GTTATTGATGCATGTGCGGCTCCAGGGAACAAAACAGTCCATCTTGCTGCACTCATGAATGGAGAAGGGAGTATTATTGCTTGTGAACTTAACAAAGAGAGGGCCAAGACATTGCAACATACTGTCAGAAGATCTGGAGCAAACA atattgaaacagttATTGGTGACTTTTTGAATATAGATAGCAATGATCCGTCATATGCAGAG GTTCGTGCTATTCTATTAGACCCCTCTTGCTCTGGATCTGGAATCTCTACCGAGAGACTCGACCACTTGCTTCCTTCACATTCTATAG ATGATCAGGATGATGGAGGTTCAAGCGCAAGGATCCGGAAACTGTCCGCCTTTCAGCGGAAAGCTCTCTCACATGCTCTATCAT TTCCCTCTGTAGAGAGATTGGTCTACAGCACCTGTTCAATACACCAGGCAGAGAATGAGGATGTCGTCAGCTCTGTGCTACCTTTAGCCTCATCACTCGGTTTCGAGCTCGCTACCCCATTCCCTCAATGGAGGCGCCGTGGCCTTCCGGTCTTCGACGGAG CCGAGCATTTGCTTCGGACGGACCCCGAGGATGATCTGGAGGGATTCTTCATAGCGCTTTTTGTGAGGAAAGCAGCCGCCGCAGATGCTTTGGAGCCTAGCGAAGACGGTCGCGCTTTGGGAAGGAAAAGGAAACGAGCTTGCACAACGCGAAGCGGAGGTCTCAGGGCGTTCAGCTCCTTGAGATTGTCCAGGATGGACGTGCTCTGCTCCATCTGGGGTATATAG